Proteins encoded together in one Pectinophora gossypiella chromosome 20, ilPecGoss1.1, whole genome shotgun sequence window:
- the LOC126376267 gene encoding uncharacterized protein LOC126376267, whose amino-acid sequence MPLLPDETDIPNKILIEEVRKTPNLYDKTLPGYMKGDLKRKLWFEIAEKLFQHNWNIWSKMQRREAVLAIQKRWGNLRTCFAREVKKRMKMKGSNVIDDDKKYRYYDQMMFLCKFLAIKTIENEYDSVSQIEDNSVYEDIDNDSIQHNITCESNESDRRSSTFEGNKSDQCNTFEINVSDSQESDKEDWQEEYVEQYLEDSGDIAEHRDDSDNDTVYEISEVPTSILQNEEVYAVVNTDLGDPLDVILRKNKTNPKMVVHLNDAKRRKEEHADDVNRRKVEHVDDASRRKVEHADYAKRRKVKYVDDTKRIMVAHADDAKRRKVEHTDDAKRRKVEHAGDGNKRKVEQVDEAFRRKVEVDDASSVNQDTNFALSLVPMLKGLPLNKKIRAQIEILKVFQRITENDM is encoded by the exons ATGCCGCTGTTGCCCGACGAAACAGATAttccaaataaaatattgatagaGGAGGTCAGAAAAACACCAAACTTGTACGATAAAACGTTGCCGGGGTACATGAAGGGTGATTTGAAGAGAAAGTTATGGTTCGAGATAGCCGAGAAACTCTTCCAGCACAATTGGAATATATGGAGCAAGATGCAGAGGAGAGAAGCGG TACTGGCAATCCAGAAGCGATGGGGTAACTTGAGGACGTGTTTTGCGAGGGAAGTAAAGAAACGAATGAAAATGAAAGGTTCAAACGTAATCGACGAcgataaaaaatacagatactATGACCAAATGATGTTTCTATGCAAATTCCTGGCGATCAAAACCATTGAAAATGAATATGACAGTGTATCACAGATAGAAGATAATAGTGTATACGAAGATATAGATAACGACTCTATCCAACACAATATTACATGTGAAAGCAACGAATCTGACCGACGTAGTAGTACGTTCGAAGGCAACAAGTCTGACCAATGTAATACTTTTGAAATTAACGTTTCAGACAGTCAAGAATCCGACAAAGAAGATTGGCAAGAAGAATACGTAGAACAGTACTTGGAAGACTCTGGAGACATTGCCGAACATAGAGACGATAGTGACAATGACACTGTCTATGAAATAAGTGAAGTACCCACGAGTATACTCCAAAACGAAGAAGTTTACGCAGTTGTAAACACAGATTTAGGAGATCCATTGGATGTCATATtaaggaaaaacaaaacaaacccaAAAATGGTAGTACACCTAAATGACGCGAAAAGAAGAAAGGAAGAACATGCAGACGATGTAAACAGAAGAAAGGTAGAACATGTAGACGATGCAAGCAGAAGAAAAGTAGAACACGCAGATTATGCAAAGAGAAGAAAGGTAAAATACGTAGATGATACAAAGAGAATAATGGTAGCACACGCGGATGACGCAAAGAGAAGAAAGGTGGAACATACAGACGACGCCAAGAGAAGAAAGGTGGAACATGCAGGTGATGGAAATAAAAGAAAGGTGGAGCAAGTAGATGAGGCATTTAGAAGAAAGGTAGAAGTAGATGATGCCAGCAGTGTAAACCAAGACACGAACTTTGCTTTATCCCTAGTGCCCATGTTAAAAGGATtgccattaaataaaaaaataagagcaCAAATTGAAATACTTAAAGTTTTTCAGCGTATCACAGAAAACGATATGTAG
- the LOC126376307 gene encoding uncharacterized protein LOC126376307 isoform X1 — translation MAPLIPGEVCISNKLLIHEVQKRPALYDRSMQEYTNQLAKTQAWKDITGSIFSDRWSSWTRGEQDAVMLAVQKRWMNLRSCFARELRKQTKYENTSQERRRKYRYYKNMMFLQKHSAAQGVNETQGSEGYRSDNLEDWQGQNTENSYLEDEDSGSDCSVPIKKEKKGFEIVIEDPLEDMKPGPESVETQRQDPDQDINFVMSLVPMFRELPVSQKLKMQVDILKLFQQVVKK, via the exons ATGGCACCGTTAATACCCGGCGAAGTTTGTATATCGAACAAATTGTTAATTCACGAAGTACAGAAACGACCGGCGTTATACGATAGGTCGATGCAGGAATATACGAATCAGTTAGCGAAGACTCAGGCATGGAAAGATATAACTGGGAGTATATTTTCTGATCGTTGGAGTAGTTGGACTCGTGGTGAACAGGATGCTGTCA TGCTTGCCGTTCAGAAGCGATGGATGAATTTACGGAGTTGCTTCGCGAGGGAGCTGCGGAAACAGACAAAATACGAGAACACGTCACAGGAACGGAGAAGGAAATATCGTTATTATAAGAACATGATGTTTTTGCAGAAACACTCGGCCGCGCAAGGCGTGAATGAAACTCAGGGGTCCGAAGGCTACCG GTCAGATAACCTAGAGGATTGGCAAGGTCAGAACACAGAGAACTCATACTTAGAAGATGAAGATAGCGGGTCGGACTGTAGCGTGCCAATCAAGAAGGAAAAGAAAGGGTTTGAGATAGTAATAGAAGACCCTCTAGAAGACATGAAACCAGGACCTGAGTCCGTGGAAACACAGAGACAAGACCCGGACCAGGATATCAACTTCGTCATGTCCCTAGTACCAATGTTCAGAGAGCTACCAGTTAGTCAAAAATTGAAAATGCAAGTTGACATTTTGAAACTTTTTCAACaagttgttaaaaaataa
- the LOC126376307 gene encoding uncharacterized protein LOC126376307 isoform X3, translated as MLSKHSAAQGVNETQGSEGYRSDNLEDWQGQNTENSYLEDEDSGSDCSVPIKKEKKGFEIVIEDPLEDMKPGPESVETQRQDPDQDINFVMSLVPMFRELPVSQKLKMQVDILKLFQQVVKK; from the exons ATGCTGTCA AAACACTCGGCCGCGCAAGGCGTGAATGAAACTCAGGGGTCCGAAGGCTACCG GTCAGATAACCTAGAGGATTGGCAAGGTCAGAACACAGAGAACTCATACTTAGAAGATGAAGATAGCGGGTCGGACTGTAGCGTGCCAATCAAGAAGGAAAAGAAAGGGTTTGAGATAGTAATAGAAGACCCTCTAGAAGACATGAAACCAGGACCTGAGTCCGTGGAAACACAGAGACAAGACCCGGACCAGGATATCAACTTCGTCATGTCCCTAGTACCAATGTTCAGAGAGCTACCAGTTAGTCAAAAATTGAAAATGCAAGTTGACATTTTGAAACTTTTTCAACaagttgttaaaaaataa
- the LOC126376307 gene encoding uncharacterized protein LOC126376307 isoform X2, which yields MNLRSCFARELRKQTKYENTSQERRRKYRYYKNMMFLQKHSAAQGVNETQGSEGYRSDNLEDWQGQNTENSYLEDEDSGSDCSVPIKKEKKGFEIVIEDPLEDMKPGPESVETQRQDPDQDINFVMSLVPMFRELPVSQKLKMQVDILKLFQQVVKK from the exons ATGAATTTACGGAGTTGCTTCGCGAGGGAGCTGCGGAAACAGACAAAATACGAGAACACGTCACAGGAACGGAGAAGGAAATATCGTTATTATAAGAACATGATGTTTTTGCAGAAACACTCGGCCGCGCAAGGCGTGAATGAAACTCAGGGGTCCGAAGGCTACCG GTCAGATAACCTAGAGGATTGGCAAGGTCAGAACACAGAGAACTCATACTTAGAAGATGAAGATAGCGGGTCGGACTGTAGCGTGCCAATCAAGAAGGAAAAGAAAGGGTTTGAGATAGTAATAGAAGACCCTCTAGAAGACATGAAACCAGGACCTGAGTCCGTGGAAACACAGAGACAAGACCCGGACCAGGATATCAACTTCGTCATGTCCCTAGTACCAATGTTCAGAGAGCTACCAGTTAGTCAAAAATTGAAAATGCAAGTTGACATTTTGAAACTTTTTCAACaagttgttaaaaaataa